The following are encoded together in the Mycolicibacterium arabiense genome:
- a CDS encoding enoyl-CoA hydratase/isomerase family protein, translated as MVHLDVDDGLAVITIDRPHARNAISLSTMDRLDEALDGAAGARALVIKGAGDKAFVSGGDLKELAALRTEADASAMAWRMRTVCDRIAAFPGPVLAALNGHALGGGAEVAVAADIRLAADDVKIGFNQVSLEIMPAWGGAERLAALVGRSRALLLAGTGTIMDAAEAERVGLVQKVVPRAAFEDEWRSLARRLAHRAAGEVKRVVGGATPDEAVAAFARLWVDDAHWEAADRVMNRAR; from the coding sequence ATGGTCCACCTCGACGTCGACGATGGACTGGCCGTCATCACCATCGACAGGCCGCATGCGCGCAACGCGATCTCGTTGTCGACGATGGACCGGCTCGACGAGGCGCTCGACGGCGCGGCCGGTGCCCGCGCACTGGTGATCAAGGGGGCCGGGGACAAGGCATTCGTCTCCGGCGGCGACCTCAAGGAACTCGCCGCCCTACGCACGGAGGCAGACGCCTCGGCGATGGCGTGGCGGATGCGTACGGTGTGCGACCGCATCGCCGCCTTTCCGGGCCCCGTTCTCGCCGCGCTCAACGGCCACGCCCTCGGCGGCGGTGCCGAGGTGGCCGTCGCGGCCGACATCCGCCTTGCCGCCGACGACGTGAAGATCGGCTTCAACCAGGTCAGCCTCGAGATCATGCCCGCCTGGGGCGGCGCCGAGCGCCTCGCGGCCCTGGTCGGGAGGAGTCGTGCGCTGCTACTCGCCGGCACCGGCACGATCATGGACGCGGCCGAGGCCGAGCGCGTCGGACTCGTGCAGAAGGTGGTGCCCCGCGCCGCGTTCGAAGACGAATGGCGCAGCCTCGCCCGGAGGCTGGCTCACCGCGCCGCGGGCGAGGTGAAACGCGTCGTGGGCGGGGCGACGCCCGACGAGGCCGTCGCCGCCTTCGCCCGGCTGTGGGTCGACGACGCACACTGGGAGGCCGCGGACCGGGTGATGAACCGCGCCCGGTGA
- a CDS encoding cold-shock protein, with protein MTQGTVKWFNAEKGFGFITPDGASEDVFVHHSEIQVQGYRTLDENQRVEFEINPGAKGPQAVGVKAL; from the coding sequence ATGACGCAGGGCACCGTAAAGTGGTTCAACGCCGAAAAGGGCTTCGGCTTCATCACGCCTGATGGCGCGAGCGAAGACGTTTTCGTCCACCACTCGGAGATCCAGGTCCAGGGTTACCGCACCCTGGACGAGAACCAGCGCGTTGAGTTCGAAATCAACCCGGGCGCCAAGGGGCCGCAGGCCGTTGGCGTGAAGGCGCTGTAA
- a CDS encoding AMP-binding protein, which translates to MRKIPKALVEHYEAQGWWTSETLGDLIADGLAAAPDAGFVVHSDVRPYSGTCAEVESEARRLAAGLRQRGVVPGDVIAMQLPNWKDAAVVFWAAALLGAVVVPIVHFYGRKELSHILATAKPKVFVSTERFGRMTFHPDLCVDVPIVALVGHDGSGDERIEGLERLLADEPLRGVVATDPARPALIAFTSGTTRDPKGVIHSHQTLTCETRQLLANYPPNRGRQLTATPVGHFIGMLSAFLIPVLEGAPIDLCDVWDPGRVLALMLSDGLSIGGGPPYFLTSLMDHPDFTPEHMARITTAGLGGSTVPAAVTRRLSDRGVLVYRSYGSTEHPSITGSSPDAPEDKRLFTDGNPRPGVEIRLTEEGEILSRGPDLCLGYTDPELTATAFDDDGWYRTGDVGVLDDDGYLTITDRKADVIIRAGENISALEVEEVLLAMPQVAEAVVVAAPDRRLGERAAAVLRLKPGCQLPSIDEVRAHFDRAGVARQKWPEELHEVDVYPRTASGKVQKFLVRQSLAT; encoded by the coding sequence ATGCGAAAGATCCCGAAGGCGCTCGTCGAACACTACGAGGCGCAGGGGTGGTGGACGTCGGAAACCCTGGGTGACCTCATCGCGGACGGGTTGGCCGCGGCGCCGGACGCGGGTTTCGTCGTGCACTCGGACGTACGCCCGTACTCCGGGACGTGCGCGGAGGTCGAATCGGAGGCGCGGCGGCTCGCAGCCGGCCTCCGGCAGCGCGGCGTCGTCCCCGGCGACGTGATCGCCATGCAGCTGCCGAACTGGAAGGACGCGGCGGTCGTGTTCTGGGCCGCCGCGCTGCTCGGCGCGGTCGTCGTGCCGATCGTGCACTTCTACGGCCGCAAGGAACTGAGCCACATCCTCGCGACGGCGAAACCCAAGGTGTTCGTCTCCACCGAACGATTCGGCCGCATGACGTTCCACCCCGATCTATGTGTCGACGTCCCCATCGTGGCGCTGGTCGGTCATGACGGATCCGGCGACGAGCGCATCGAGGGCCTCGAACGGTTGTTGGCCGACGAGCCGCTGCGGGGCGTCGTCGCGACCGATCCCGCAAGGCCCGCGCTGATCGCCTTCACCTCGGGGACCACCCGGGACCCCAAGGGGGTCATCCACAGTCACCAGACCCTCACCTGCGAGACCCGCCAACTGCTGGCCAACTACCCGCCGAACCGCGGTCGGCAACTCACAGCCACGCCGGTCGGGCACTTCATCGGGATGCTCAGCGCATTCCTCATCCCGGTGCTCGAGGGCGCGCCGATCGACCTGTGCGATGTGTGGGATCCGGGGCGGGTGCTGGCGTTGATGCTGTCGGACGGCCTGTCCATCGGAGGCGGCCCGCCGTACTTCCTGACCAGTCTTATGGACCACCCCGACTTCACCCCCGAGCACATGGCCCGCATCACCACCGCCGGGCTCGGTGGGTCCACCGTCCCCGCCGCCGTCACGCGGCGACTCAGCGACCGGGGCGTGCTCGTCTACCGCTCCTACGGCAGCACCGAGCATCCATCGATCACCGGATCGAGCCCCGATGCCCCCGAGGACAAGCGACTCTTCACCGACGGCAACCCGCGTCCGGGCGTCGAGATCCGGTTGACCGAAGAGGGCGAGATCCTCAGCCGCGGGCCGGACCTGTGCCTCGGCTACACCGATCCCGAGCTGACCGCGACGGCCTTCGACGACGACGGCTGGTACCGGACCGGCGACGTCGGCGTGCTCGACGACGACGGGTACCTGACGATCACCGACCGCAAGGCCGACGTCATCATCCGGGCGGGCGAGAACATCAGCGCGCTCGAGGTCGAGGAAGTGCTCCTGGCGATGCCGCAGGTGGCCGAGGCCGTGGTGGTGGCAGCGCCCGATCGGCGCCTCGGCGAACGGGCGGCCGCGGTGCTGCGGCTCAAGCCGGGGTGCCAACTGCCGTCCATCGACGAAGTGCGCGCCCACTTCGACAGGGCAGGGGTGGCGCGGCAGAAGTGGCCCGAGGAACTGCACGAGGTCGACGTCTACCCGCGGACGGCGAGCGGCAAGGTGCAGAAGTTCCTGGTCCGGCAGAGCCTCGCCACCTGA